The window CTTTTAACTTGCGTAGCGCGGTGGGCACGCCTTCAGGAATGGAAACCGATTCCGGCGAGGGAGGAGAGAATGGTTTACCGTCTTTTATCAGGGCTTTGTTGATCACTCCATCCCGGTCAAGGAAGATGGACCGGCGTTTATCGCGAGTCATCCGCAACTGACTCCCATTTTGTTTGAGACTTCTTCAAACGGGGATGGGAAATCAAGAGATGCCAGATCACTGCTTGAAAACCTTCTGTATGCGGGGTGACATGCTCTGGATTGACCGTGGGAATGATCAGGCACGCATCTGCCATTTTTGCTGTACAGCCTCCGTCTCTGCCCACCACACCGATAATCCGCGTGCCTACTTCACGCGCCAGCTGCAGCGCGGCAACGAGATTCGGGCTGATATTCTTCTCCGAATCTCCACCTCCAACGGAAAACACAAGTACAAGATCCTTTTCGGACAGACGGCTGACGCGTAGCCAACCATCAAAAGCGCTTTGCCATCCTTCATCGTTAATTCGCGCGGTCAGTTCGGACACATTATCTACAGGCGTGTAAGCCTCAATGCCAACGATCTTGCGAAAGTCGTTGACAGCATGTGATGCATTCGCGGCACTACCTCCAACTCCCAGTATGAAAAGGCGTCCGCCCTCTTCTCTGGTTTTAGCCAGTAACTCCACCATGCGTTCCAGCACATCCGCGTCCAACCGGCTGATGACTTCTTT is drawn from bacterium and contains these coding sequences:
- a CDS encoding SIS domain-containing protein gives rise to the protein MSFIRQYLQESKEVISRLDADVLERMVELLAKTREEGGRLFILGVGGSAANASHAVNDFRKIVGIEAYTPVDNVSELTARINDEGWQSAFDGWLRVSRLSEKDLVLVFSVGGGDSEKNISPNLVAALQLAREVGTRIIGVVGRDGGCTAKMADACLIIPTVNPEHVTPHTEGFQAVIWHLLISHPRLKKSQTKWESVADDSR